Proteins found in one Desulfurobacteriaceae bacterium genomic segment:
- the fliS gene encoding flagellar export chaperone FliS codes for MTANPYLKMQVETASPIEHVILLYDKTIVLLKEADECIEKNDVPGKVNAIAKADRIIRVLNSSLDMENGGEIAKNLRDLYDFILNSLIVVNARNDRKLLNDIIEILETLKEGWEGIKNKV; via the coding sequence ATGACAGCCAATCCTTATTTGAAAATGCAAGTTGAAACAGCTTCTCCCATAGAACATGTAATTCTTCTTTACGATAAAACCATTGTTTTGCTGAAAGAAGCTGATGAGTGTATAGAGAAAAATGATGTTCCCGGAAAAGTAAATGCTATAGCTAAAGCTGATAGAATAATTAGGGTTCTAAACTCGTCTTTAGATATGGAGAATGGAGGTGAAATAGCTAAAAACTTAAGAGATCTTTACGACTTTATTCTAAATTCGCTAATAGTCGTTAACGCTAGGAACGATAGGAAACTTTTAAATGACATAATTGAAATTTTAGAAACTTTGAAGGAAGGATGGGAAGGAATAAAAAACAAAGTTTAA